A stretch of the Eulemur rufifrons isolate Redbay chromosome 20, OSU_ERuf_1, whole genome shotgun sequence genome encodes the following:
- the FLRT3 gene encoding leucine-rich repeat transmembrane protein FLRT3 encodes MISPAWSIFLIGTKIGLFLQVAPLSVMAKSCPSVCRCDAGFIYCNDRSLTSIPTGIPEDATTLYLQNNQINNAGIPSDLKNLLKVERIFLYHNSLDEFPTNLPKYVKELHLQENNIRTITYDSLSKIPYLEELHLDDNSVSAVSIEEGAFRDSNYLRLLFLSRNHLSTIPWGLPRTIEELRLDDNRISTISSPSLQGLTSLKRLVLDGNLLNNHGLGDKVFFNLVNLTELSLVRNSLTAAPVNLPGTNLRKLYLQDNHINQVPPNAFSYLRQLYRLDMSNNNLSNLPQGIFDDLDNITQLILRNNPWYCGCKMKWVRDWLQSLPVKVNVRGLMCQAPEKVRGMAIKDLNAELFDCKDSGIVSTIQITTAIPNTVYPAQGQWPAPVTKQPDIKNPKLTKDQRTTGSPSRKTITITVKSVTSDTIHISWKLALPMTALRLSWLKLGHSPAFGSITETIVTGERNEYLVTALEPDSPYKVCMVPMETSNLYLFDETPVCIETETAPLRMYNPTTTLNREQEKEPYKNPNLPLAAIIGGAVALVTIALLALVCWYVHRNGSLFSRNCAYSKGRRRKDDYAEAGTKKDNSILEIRETSFQMLPISNEPISKEEFVIHTIFPPNGMNLYKNNHSESSSNRSYRDSGIPDSDHSHS; translated from the coding sequence ATGATCAGCCCAGCCTGGAGCATCTTCCTCATCGGGACTAAAATTGGGCTGTTCCTTCAAGTGGCACCTCTGTCAGTTATGGCTAAATCCTGTCCATCTGTGTGTCGCTGTGATGCGGGTTTCATTTACTGTAACGATCGCTCTCTGACATCCATTCCAACAGGAATACCAGAGGATGCTACAACTCTCTACCTTCAGAACAACCAAATAAATAATGCTGGGATTCCTTCAGATTTGAAAAACTTGctgaaagtagaaagaatattcCTATACCACAACAGTTTAGATGAATTTCCTACCAACCTCCCAAAGTATGTAAAAGAGCTACATTTGCAAGAAAATAACATAAGGACTATCACTTATGATTCACTTTCAAAAATTCCATATCTGGAAGAATTACACTTAGATGACAACTCTGTCTCTGCTGTTAGCATTGAAGAGGGAGCATTCCGAGACAGCAACTATCTCCGACTGCTTTTTCTGTCCCGTAACCACCTTAGCACAATTCCCTGGGGTTTGCCCAGGACTATAGAGGAACTACGCTTGGATGATAATCGAATATCTACTATCTCATCACCATCTCTTCAAGGTCTCACTAGCCTAAAACGCCTGGTTTTAGATGGAAACCTGTTGAACAATCATGGTTTAGGTGACAAAGTTTTCTTCAACCTAGTTAACTTAACAGAACTGTCGCTGGTACGGAATTCTCTAACTGCTGCACCAGTAAACCTTCCAGGCACAAACCTGAGGAAGCTTTATCTTCAAGATAACCACATCAATCAGGTGCCCCCAAACGCTTTTTCTTACCTAAGGCAGCTGTATCGACTTGATATGTCCAATAATAACCTAAGTAATTTACCTCAGGGTATCTTTGATGATTTGGACAATATAACCCAACTGATTCTTCGGAACAACCCCTGGTATTGTGGGTGCAAGATGAAATGGGTACGTGACTGGTTACAATCACTACCTGTGAAGGTCAATGTGCGTGGGCTCATGTGCCAAGCCCCAGAGAAAGTTCGTGGGATGGCTATCAAGGACCTCAATGCAGAACTGTTTGATTGTAAAGACAGTGGGATTGTAAGCACCATTCAGATAACCACTGCAATACCCAATACAGTGTATCCTGCCCAAGGACAGTGGCCAGCTCCAGTGACCAAACAACCAGATATTAAGAACCCCAAGCTCACTAAGGATCAGCGAACCACAGGGAGTCCCTCAAGAAAAACAATTACAATTACTGTGAAGTCTGTCACCTCTGACACAATTCATATCTCTTGGAAACTTGCTCTACCCATGACTGCTTTAAGACTAAGTTGGCTTAAACTGGGCCACAGCCCAGCATTTGGATCTATAACAGAAACAATTGTAACAGGGGAACGCAATGAATACTTGGTCACAGCCCTAGAGCCTGATTCACCCTATAAGGTATGCATGGTTCCCATGGAAACCAGTAACCTCTACCTATTTGATGAAACTCCTGTTTGTATTGAGACTGAAACTGCACCCCTTCGAATGTACAACCCTACAACCACCCTCAATcgagagcaagagaaagaaccTTACAAAAACCCCAATTTACCGTTGGCTGCCATTATTGGTGGGGCTGTGGCGCTGGTGACCATTGCCCTTCTGGCTCTAGTGTGTTGGTATGTTCATAGGAATGGATCGCTCTTCTCAAGGAACTGTGCATACAGcaaagggaggagaagaaaggatgACTATGCAGAAGCTGGCACTAAGAAGGACAACTCTATCCTGGAAATCAGGGAGACTTCTTTTCAGATGTTACCAATAAGCAATGAACCCATCTCGAAGGAGGAGTTTGTAATACACACCATATTTCCTCCTAATGGAATGAATCTGTACAAAAACAATCACAGTGAAAGCAGTAGTAACCGAAGTTACAGAGACAGTGGTATTCCAGACTCAGATCATTCACACTCATGA